From Hydractinia symbiolongicarpus strain clone_291-10 chromosome 12, HSymV2.1, whole genome shotgun sequence, one genomic window encodes:
- the LOC130622221 gene encoding uncharacterized protein LOC130622221 isoform X3, whose product MTSNMSCSPKCRHKRMWSTYVYIWSLHFVSSISDGFNICVKELEEDCLDTYVTDADCGSKESFFSIIRSSFATGDFSISPISESFIVRFGSGSLSFTLTLHPTTAAQRKELFQYIFFHLAGTVDSLNEQIKDLTDQVSDLKNSERIATGITSPGRLSPFEPDMKRNRQQAKRRPKKGSSLINPGSRKKKMATGVVFDDD is encoded by the exons ATGACATCAAACATGTCTTGTTCACCAAAGTGTCGTCACAAAAGGATGTGGTCAACATATG TTTATATTTGGAgtttacattttgtttcaaGCATTTCTGATGGTTTCAACATATGCGTGAAAGAATTGGAAGAAGACTGCTTAGACACATAT GTCACCGATGCAGACTGTGGAtcaaaagaaagttttttctcaaTTATTAG GTCGTCTTTTGCCACTGGTGACTTCAGCATATCTCCCATATCAGAGAGTTTCATCGTGCGTTTCGGTTCAGGCTCCTTATCTTTCACACTCACGCTACACCCAACAACTGCTGCGCAAAGAAAAGAACTTTTTCAATACATCTTTTTTCACCTAGCTGGAACTGTCGATAGCTTAAATGAACAAATAAAAG ATTTGACAGACCAAGTCAGTGATTTGAAAAATTCTGAGAGAATTGCTACTGGCATCACTTCTCCAGGACGATTGAGTCCTTTCG AGCCAGATATGAAGAGAAATCGTCAACAAGCGAAACGGAGACCAAAAAAGGGAAGCAGTCTCATTAATCCTGGCAgtagaaa
- the LOC130622221 gene encoding uncharacterized protein LOC130622221 isoform X2, whose translation MAVIFIFLYCYISVIFFVVFFNLLQSKRCKRMTAIFEKEQVQSLHRYIVQDDIKHVLFTKVSSQKDVVNICISDGFNICVKELEEDCLDTYVTDADCGSKESFFSIIRSSFATGDFSISPISESFIVRFGSGSLSFTLTLHPTTAAQRKELFQYIFFHLAGTVDSLNEQIKDLTDQVSDLKNSERIATGITSPGRLSPFEPDMKRNRQQAKRRPKKGSSLINPGSRKKKMATGVVFDDD comes from the exons atggctgttatatttatttttttatattgttatattagtgtgatattttttgttgtgttctTCAATTTACTGCAGAGTAAAAGATGTAAAAGGATGACTGCAATTTTTGAGAAAGAACAAGTACAGTCGTTACACCGATACATTGTACAAGATGACATCAAACATGTCTTGTTCACCAAAGTGTCGTCACAAAAGGATGTGGTCAACATATG CATTTCTGATGGTTTCAACATATGCGTGAAAGAATTGGAAGAAGACTGCTTAGACACATAT GTCACCGATGCAGACTGTGGAtcaaaagaaagttttttctcaaTTATTAG GTCGTCTTTTGCCACTGGTGACTTCAGCATATCTCCCATATCAGAGAGTTTCATCGTGCGTTTCGGTTCAGGCTCCTTATCTTTCACACTCACGCTACACCCAACAACTGCTGCGCAAAGAAAAGAACTTTTTCAATACATCTTTTTTCACCTAGCTGGAACTGTCGATAGCTTAAATGAACAAATAAAAG ATTTGACAGACCAAGTCAGTGATTTGAAAAATTCTGAGAGAATTGCTACTGGCATCACTTCTCCAGGACGATTGAGTCCTTTCG AGCCAGATATGAAGAGAAATCGTCAACAAGCGAAACGGAGACCAAAAAAGGGAAGCAGTCTCATTAATCCTGGCAgtagaaa